One Gemmatimonadota bacterium DNA segment encodes these proteins:
- a CDS encoding 4-hydroxy-tetrahydrodipicolinate synthase, translating into MRGSIVPVVTPFKNGSLDLDGLAGLVEWQIRSGSHGVSVQGTTGEPGSLSLEERKEVIRTAAAAVDGRVPFVPGSASTHHEESIELSRFAQANGADALLFIAPYYSRPGQEGIFRHFDALAKCVDLPVILYNIPGRTAVNIEIDTVARLKEANDNLIGVKESNKDFEHINRLLHRMGRDFLVYSGIELLCYPILAIGGAGFVSATGNLMPAEVARLYNLVQEGKWLEARELHYHMMTLNDAVFMEINPVPVKTALGMMGKISPEVRLPLAPLSEPNREKLRGILADYGLIG; encoded by the coding sequence ATGCGCGGGTCGATCGTACCGGTGGTTACACCCTTCAAAAACGGATCGTTGGACCTTGACGGCCTGGCCGGCCTGGTCGAATGGCAGATCCGAAGCGGGTCCCATGGCGTGTCGGTGCAGGGGACGACGGGCGAACCGGGTTCGCTGTCCCTCGAAGAGCGCAAGGAAGTGATCCGCACCGCGGCTGCGGCGGTGGACGGAAGGGTACCTTTCGTGCCGGGCAGCGCATCCACCCACCACGAGGAGTCCATCGAGCTTTCCCGCTTCGCCCAGGCGAACGGCGCGGACGCCCTGCTCTTCATCGCGCCGTACTACAGCCGGCCGGGCCAGGAAGGGATCTTCCGTCATTTCGACGCCCTTGCCAAATGCGTGGACCTGCCGGTCATCCTGTACAACATCCCCGGGCGCACGGCCGTCAACATCGAGATCGATACCGTGGCGCGATTGAAAGAGGCCAACGACAATCTCATAGGCGTCAAGGAGTCGAACAAGGATTTCGAGCACATCAACCGGCTTCTGCACCGCATGGGCCGGGACTTCCTCGTATACTCGGGGATCGAACTGCTCTGCTATCCCATTCTGGCCATCGGCGGGGCGGGATTCGTGAGCGCCACGGGCAACCTGATGCCGGCGGAAGTGGCGCGGCTGTACAACCTGGTCCAGGAGGGCAAGTGGCTGGAGGCGCGCGAACTCCATTACCACATGATGACGCTCAACGACGCCGTGTTCATGGAGATCAATCCCGTGCCGGTCAAGACGGCCCTGGGCATGATGGGCAAGATCAGTCCCGAAGTCCGGCTGCCCCTGGCCCCGTTGTCGGAACCGAACCGCGAGAAGCTGCGCGGGATCCTGGCGGACTACGGGCTGATCGGCTAG
- a CDS encoding nitroreductase family protein — protein sequence MKQRAEAYYRELRRRRTVRDFSDRPVPKQVIDHCLLAAGTAPSGANMQPWHFAAVADPEIKAKIRVAAEQEEQQFYREKAPQEWLDALAPLGTDEHKPFLETAPWLIAIFVQRHGVLPDGRNVKHYYALESVGIATGMLIAAVHQAGLASLTHTPSPMNFLNRLLGRPANERPFLLLVVGYPAEDAKVPVITKKPLEDIATFI from the coding sequence ATGAAGCAGCGGGCCGAAGCGTACTACCGGGAGCTTCGCCGGCGGAGAACGGTCCGCGATTTCTCCGACCGGCCCGTGCCGAAGCAGGTCATCGATCACTGCCTGCTTGCGGCCGGCACGGCACCGAGCGGCGCGAACATGCAGCCGTGGCATTTCGCAGCGGTGGCCGACCCGGAGATCAAGGCGAAGATCCGGGTCGCCGCCGAGCAGGAGGAACAGCAGTTCTACCGCGAGAAAGCGCCGCAGGAGTGGCTCGACGCCCTGGCCCCGCTGGGTACCGACGAACACAAGCCCTTCCTGGAAACGGCGCCGTGGCTGATCGCGATCTTCGTCCAGCGCCACGGCGTGCTGCCCGACGGCCGCAACGTCAAGCACTACTACGCCCTGGAATCGGTGGGTATCGCCACGGGCATGCTGATCGCGGCGGTGCACCAGGCCGGCCTGGCGTCGCTCACCCACACGCCGAGTCCCATGAATTTCCTGAACCGCCTACTGGGCAGGCCGGCCAACGAACGGCCCTTCCTGCTCCTGGTCGTCGGCTACCCGGCGGAGGACGCGAAAGTGCCGGTCATCACGAAGAAACCGCTCGAAGACATCGCTACGTTTATTTAA
- a CDS encoding alpha/beta hydrolase: protein MSLIRLPLIVTWGLVVLWFLLDVTNLAAGGPFNINWTIPAAAAWLAVICLRAGRGYGGFLSAALRYTAGVRLLIILLAVLGKTAGLEGEYFTWGRNVLFGLVIPHVVLWPVVTFIAGTLIWPVLALAMRRRQVSYRGAAMGVVVILLLVFIALPYLISTLYTGSVGPRRTARDTPADHGLAYEDVSLTTSDGLNLAAWYIPNETGRGTVIYCHGHTNHRGQMLDQAAFLHANGFSGLLLDFRRHGDSEGDLTTFGYYEWRDVQAALRYTVDERGEEGPVILWGVSMGAATALLAAAEEPGIDAVIAESSFYAASETLRSDLSRMFGLPTVPFGFLTSTITELRVGIRIDDLDIGCAVSGLEDTSVLLVGGTADRRMPVANNERLFEQIPGAGKEMYVADGATHGDIWEMDREAYAEKVLAFLEKSGFVDDQDSPAEGDGSDETR, encoded by the coding sequence ATGTCGCTCATCCGCCTGCCCCTGATCGTTACCTGGGGCCTGGTCGTCCTGTGGTTCCTGCTGGACGTCACGAACCTCGCTGCGGGCGGTCCCTTCAACATCAACTGGACCATCCCGGCCGCCGCCGCATGGCTTGCGGTCATCTGTCTCCGCGCGGGCAGGGGTTACGGCGGGTTTCTTTCCGCGGCACTGCGCTATACGGCGGGCGTCCGCCTGCTGATCATCCTGCTGGCGGTACTGGGCAAGACGGCGGGGCTCGAAGGCGAGTATTTCACCTGGGGCCGCAACGTCCTCTTCGGCCTGGTCATTCCCCACGTCGTCCTGTGGCCGGTCGTCACCTTCATCGCGGGCACGCTGATCTGGCCGGTTCTTGCCTTGGCCATGCGCCGGAGACAGGTTTCCTATCGAGGCGCTGCCATGGGCGTCGTGGTCATCCTTCTGCTCGTCTTCATCGCCCTGCCCTACCTCATTTCGACCCTCTACACCGGTAGCGTGGGTCCCCGCCGCACGGCGCGGGACACCCCCGCGGACCACGGTCTGGCCTACGAGGACGTATCGCTGACCACGTCCGATGGTCTGAACCTGGCCGCCTGGTACATCCCGAACGAAACCGGCCGGGGCACGGTCATTTACTGCCATGGCCACACCAACCACCGGGGTCAGATGCTCGACCAGGCTGCCTTCCTGCACGCAAACGGGTTCAGCGGGCTCCTGTTGGACTTCCGCCGCCACGGGGACAGTGAAGGCGATTTGACCACATTCGGCTATTACGAATGGCGCGACGTGCAGGCGGCCCTGCGATACACGGTCGACGAACGGGGCGAGGAGGGGCCGGTCATCCTGTGGGGCGTTTCCATGGGCGCGGCCACCGCGTTGCTGGCGGCGGCGGAAGAGCCCGGGATCGACGCCGTCATCGCCGAGAGCAGCTTCTACGCGGCCTCCGAAACGCTGCGCAGCGACCTGAGCCGGATGTTCGGCCTGCCCACGGTGCCCTTCGGGTTCCTGACGAGTACGATAACGGAACTTCGCGTGGGCATCAGGATCGATGACCTGGACATCGGCTGCGCGGTGTCCGGACTGGAAGACACGTCCGTGCTCCTGGTGGGCGGCACGGCGGACCGGCGCATGCCGGTGGCGAATAACGAACGGTTGTTCGAGCAGATTCCCGGTGCCGGCAAGGAGATGTACGTGGCCGACGGCGCGACCCACGGCGATATCTGGGAAATGGACCGGGAGGCCTACGCGGAGAAAGTCCTGGCATTCCTGGAGAAGTCGGGGTTTGTCGATGACCAGGACTCGCCGGCCGAAGGAGATGGGTCAGATGAAACCCGCTAG